GATGGTTCGATCACAAGGAGAATGCGGGACGCAAATCAACAGGCCGGCAGATCACTTACTATTCTTCGTTCCACCTGTAACTGTCGTTCTCCAGGCCCATCAGGTCTATCACCCTGTTCACAACGGTCATGGCCACATCTTCAATAGTTTTGGGCTTGCTGTAGTACGACGGTACTGCCGGGCAAATAATGCCCCCCGCCTCGGTAACCGTCTGCATATTGCGGATATGGATTAGGTTGAACGGCATATCCCGGGCAACAAGTATCAGTTTCCGGCGTTCCTTCAAAATTACATCAGCGGCCCGGGTTACCAGGTCATCGGAGACGCCGCTGGCTATTCTTCCTAAAGTGCCCATGGAACAGGGAATGATCACCATGGTATCGAACCGGGCAGAACCCGATGCGAATGGCGCCATGAAATCGGTTTTTGTGTAAAATTTAAAGGGTATTTTTTGATAGTCGTCGTTGTCCAATTCGAATTGCCAAACCTGCTTCGCATTGTCCGACATTACTACGGCCACCTGGTCTATCAGTGAACTTAATTGTTGTAGTTTCTCCAGTAACAACTTTGCATAAATGGCACCGCTGGCACCGGTAATGGCAACTACTATCCTTCTTTTCATCGTGGTGAGCAAAGGTAGGTATTAAAGTTAAGGGCACAAAAAAGGGCCGAATACAAGTACTCGACCCTACATCTACCTATGAAAAACATGCCCTATGAGAGGGCACTACAAATGTAACAACTGTTTTTTAATTTTTAAACAAATTTTTAATATTTTTTTAATCCCGGTGGAGCAAGTTTTTTTCGATCAGGGTCTGGATGATCCCGTCCACTAAACCCACACTCGGAACAAAGATATTTTTGATGTTCGCCCATTTCATTACCGACAGGTATATCTCGCTTGCCGGTATGATCACATCGGCCCGGTTCTGGTTGATTCCCAGTACGTTAATGCGGTCCTTCAGCGAAAAAGAGTTCAGATAACTGTATAGCGACTTCAGTTTCAGGAAGGTTAACGGCGCGCCATTCTTCTCTTCTGATAGCCTGTAAAGCTTGTTAATATTCCCCCCTGTTCCGATGCCGCTGACGGTTTTGAACATCCGGGTGTGCTCGCGCACAAATTCGCGCATTTCCTGCCAGGTCTCTTCCTTGTCCTGGTTGTCAAGTATCCGTATGGTACCTATATTAAACGAGCGCGACGCCAGCAATTTTCCGTCCGAAAATAGTGACAGTTCAGTACTGCCGCCGCCCACATCGATGTAGAGATAGTTCTTGCTTTTATCAATATTGTCCTCGGAGTGGTTGGAGTAAATGATCTTTGCCTCTTTTTGCCCGTTGATGATCTCCAGGTCAATCTCAGCATCCGTTTTGATCGTGTGTACTATCTCCTGCCCGTTCCTTGCCTCCCGCATGGCCGAGGTGGCATACGCGGTATAGTCGGTCACTTTGTATACATCCATCAGGTTGCGAAAAGCGCGCATGGTTTTTACCAGGTCGGTGGCTTTCCTGTCGGATATATGCTGTTCCAGGAACGCATCATCGCCCAAACGGAGTGGCACCCGTATCAGCGTATTTTTTTTGAACGAAACAGACTCGTTGTTCTCGATAATATCTGCTATAAGCAACCTTATAGCGTTCGAGCCTATATCAATAGCGGCGTATCTCAATTTTTGTTAGTTTTTATGTTTCAGGTAATTGTAAATGTCTATCTGCGCCCTGCAAGGCATATCACTTTTGGTTTTGTGATACTTGTTGTTATTCTGGCTGTTGATCTCGCGGGCCTTGGTATTATCATCCAACTGTATATCAATGATATCCCGTATCTCTTTTTTTATCTCTTCATCGTATATCGGGAAGCCAACTTCCACCCGGTTATCAATATTCCGGGTCATAAAATCAGCCGACGTAAGGTACATTAGTTCCTTACCCCCGTTACAATAAATATGAACCCGCGCATGCTCGAGGTATTTATCGACGATGCTGATGACTTCAATATTTTCGCTCCAGCCCTTAACACCCGGCACCAGGCAGCACATACCCCGCACTATCATTTTTATTTTCACGCCGGCATTACTTGCCTGGTATAATTTGTTTATGACCTGTTCATCGGCCAGGCTGTTCATCTTAAATATCATGTAAGCCTCTTTACCGGCTTTAGCGTTTTTTATTTCGTTATCGATCAGCTTGTATATAGCCGGCCTCGAGTCTATCGGCGAAACGATCAAATGCTTCAGGCCTTTTGCCAGGCTGTTTTGCTTAAGCGACTTAAATATTTCAACCAGGTCACCCGTAAGTTTCGTATTTGCAGTAAACAGCGTATGATCGGCATATATCCTGGCCGTCTTCTCATTAAAGTTTCCGGTCGAAAAACAGGCATAATACGCCTGTTTGCCTTTTTCAATACGGGTAACCAAACATATTTTTGAGTGTACCTTATAATTAGGCACACCATATAATACCGATACGCCCTCTTCCTCAAGCCGGCTGCTGTAGGTAATATTGTTCTGCTCGTCAAAACGTGCGCGCAGTTCAACCAGGCAGGCAACCTTTTTGCCGTTCTTGGCCGCATTTATCAGCGCGTGTATGACGTGCGAATGGTCCGCGAGGCGGTATAAGGTTATATTGATCTCCTTTACTTTCGGATCGATGGCCGCTTCGCGCAGGAAGTGTATCACATAGTCGTAGGATTGGTATGGTGTACTTACCAGGTAGTCCTTTTTAGCGATCAGTTCCATCAGGCTCTTCCCGAATGACAAATCGTTTACCGGCAATGGCGGATACGAAACGTATTCCAGTTCGGGACGACCGACATTCGGAAATGCGATAAAGTTTTTAAAATTGAGATAGCGGTTGCCCGGGATAAGGTTCTCGGCATGCAAGCCAATATTTTTTACCAGGTAATTAACCATTTCCAAAGGCATTTCGCTGTCATACAGCAGGCGCATCGGTTTGCCTTTTTTTCGTTTTTGCAGGCTTTTGGATAAGGCGTCGATGAATTTTTCGCTCACCTCCTTGTCCAGGTCCAATTCGGCGTCCCGGGTAAGCTGTATGGAATACGCCTCGATGTTATCATGATCAAAAATGAAGAAGATATCTTCGAGCGAGTACCGGATAATATCGTCCAGCAGGATTATAAATTTAAGGTTGTTGGTCTCGGGCAACACAAGAAATCTTGATAAGCTATCACGTATCTCGATAAGCGCATACCTCGACTTTTGTTTTTTTGTTAGCTTGACAAAGAAATAAACGCCCCTGTCGCGCAATTCAGGAAATGGTTGGCCCTCGTCAAGCATAATGGGCACCAGTGTTGCCAATAGTCGCTCGCGGAAATAGCTTTTCACAAAAGCACCCCTTGTTACGTTCAATTGCTTGTCGTTCAGGATAAATATTTTTTCCTCCGCAAGCTGCTTGATGATAATATTCTCATACAGGTTGTAAAACTTCCGCTCCTGCTTTACAACAATGTTCTTGATCTGGCTGAGTACCTTCTTGGGATTGTAACCCAATATTTCTTTGGCTTTTTCATTCAGGTTGGATAGGCGGCTCAATGTTGCAACCCGCACACGGTAGAACTCATCGAGGTTGGATGAAAAGATGGCCAGGAACCGTATACGGTCAATCAAAGGGACGGTCGGATCGGATGCCTCCTGCAAAACCCTGTCATTAAAATATAACCAGCTTATTTCCCTGTTGATTAAAGGTATCTTTTTAACATCCATATATTAGGGCCCAAAGCCATTAACTACAAAACTGCCTATTTATTTGTTAAGATAATATTAAGTAAACTTTAAATAGTAACTATTGTGCGCAATAAATTCATCTGACGGCCACAACGATTAATTTGTATGTTTACATCATAAAACCTCTGAAATATGCCAACATTTGATATTGTAAGCAAAATTGACGGCCAAACGCTCGACAACGCCATCAACACTGCCAAAAAGGAAATATTGAACCGCTACGATTTCTACGACTCCAAAAGCACCATCGAACTCGATAAAAAAACCAACCAGCTAACTATCGTCACCGAAAATGATATGCGCCTGAAAGCCATTAAGGATTCTGTTATCAGCCGGATGGTGAAGCAAGGCCTCGATCCCTCATCGCTCGACGACGGCAAGGAGCAATACGCATCGGGCAACATGATACGTAAGGAAATTAAGATAAGGGAAGGTATCGACAAGCCTACCGCGTCAAAAATCGTCAAAAAAATAAAGGATAGCGGACTGAAGGTACAGGCCTCCATTATGGACGACCAGGTGCGTGTGCAGGGAAAAAAGATAGACGACCTGCAGGCGGTTATAGCCCTATGCCGCAAAGAGGATTTTGGTCAGCCATTGCAGTATATTAATATGAGAAACTAAATACACAAAGCGCTCACGCCACAGTCATTTGCCCAGCATTAGGAAGACATAATACACTTATTATCAATTCAAAACAACCCTCTTTTCGCACCGCGACAAGGAGGGCGGCCGGGCAAAGCGATGACCGGGTGAGTATACTAAACAACACTATCCTATTCCAAAACCCGCTTTATGCGCAGCATAGAGAGGGTGGTCAAGCGAATCTATGACCGGGTGAGTCCACTGAACGATACTACCTCCTATTCCAAACCCTCCTTATGCGCAGCACAGAGAGGGTGGTCAAGCGAAGCGATGACCGGGTGAGTCAAATAGTCGCGCGCCTGTTCACAAAACAACCCTCTTTATCGCTTGCGATAGAGAGGGTGGTCAAGCGAAGCGATGACCGG
Above is a window of Mucilaginibacter ginsenosidivorans DNA encoding:
- a CDS encoding UbiX family flavin prenyltransferase; this translates as MKRRIVVAITGASGAIYAKLLLEKLQQLSSLIDQVAVVMSDNAKQVWQFELDNDDYQKIPFKFYTKTDFMAPFASGSARFDTMVIIPCSMGTLGRIASGVSDDLVTRAADVILKERRKLILVARDMPFNLIHIRNMQTVTEAGGIICPAVPSYYSKPKTIEDVAMTVVNRVIDLMGLENDSYRWNEE
- a CDS encoding Ppx/GppA phosphatase family protein, with the protein product MRYAAIDIGSNAIRLLIADIIENNESVSFKKNTLIRVPLRLGDDAFLEQHISDRKATDLVKTMRAFRNLMDVYKVTDYTAYATSAMREARNGQEIVHTIKTDAEIDLEIINGQKEAKIIYSNHSEDNIDKSKNYLYIDVGGGSTELSLFSDGKLLASRSFNIGTIRILDNQDKEETWQEMREFVREHTRMFKTVSGIGTGGNINKLYRLSEEKNGAPLTFLKLKSLYSYLNSFSLKDRINVLGINQNRADVIIPASEIYLSVMKWANIKNIFVPSVGLVDGIIQTLIEKNLLHRD
- the ppk1 gene encoding polyphosphate kinase 1; translation: MDVKKIPLINREISWLYFNDRVLQEASDPTVPLIDRIRFLAIFSSNLDEFYRVRVATLSRLSNLNEKAKEILGYNPKKVLSQIKNIVVKQERKFYNLYENIIIKQLAEEKIFILNDKQLNVTRGAFVKSYFRERLLATLVPIMLDEGQPFPELRDRGVYFFVKLTKKQKSRYALIEIRDSLSRFLVLPETNNLKFIILLDDIIRYSLEDIFFIFDHDNIEAYSIQLTRDAELDLDKEVSEKFIDALSKSLQKRKKGKPMRLLYDSEMPLEMVNYLVKNIGLHAENLIPGNRYLNFKNFIAFPNVGRPELEYVSYPPLPVNDLSFGKSLMELIAKKDYLVSTPYQSYDYVIHFLREAAIDPKVKEINITLYRLADHSHVIHALINAAKNGKKVACLVELRARFDEQNNITYSSRLEEEGVSVLYGVPNYKVHSKICLVTRIEKGKQAYYACFSTGNFNEKTARIYADHTLFTANTKLTGDLVEIFKSLKQNSLAKGLKHLIVSPIDSRPAIYKLIDNEIKNAKAGKEAYMIFKMNSLADEQVINKLYQASNAGVKIKMIVRGMCCLVPGVKGWSENIEVISIVDKYLEHARVHIYCNGGKELMYLTSADFMTRNIDNRVEVGFPIYDEEIKKEIRDIIDIQLDDNTKAREINSQNNNKYHKTKSDMPCRAQIDIYNYLKHKN
- a CDS encoding YajQ family cyclic di-GMP-binding protein, yielding MPTFDIVSKIDGQTLDNAINTAKKEILNRYDFYDSKSTIELDKKTNQLTIVTENDMRLKAIKDSVISRMVKQGLDPSSLDDGKEQYASGNMIRKEIKIREGIDKPTASKIVKKIKDSGLKVQASIMDDQVRVQGKKIDDLQAVIALCRKEDFGQPLQYINMRN